The Clostridium chauvoei genome has a window encoding:
- a CDS encoding SEL1-like repeat protein, with the protein MSYRLNYDFLKLEFKELYTKVQEIEREEDLEKKYKNVLTLLQDIITIICIKNNLFYHRDTYILENIKVLGSKGTIPYEVMYILSEFVEDINSNIENLNIRFSTLYEILVWLSINYGEENYSLFYDKLNDDEKKIFNKYLNEDFKTNKISEVLRKSDSIEFEIEEEGSYLDNIEDFDLDLDDLDEIKEFSELEEYDEPGSEYLMEGEIHYLGKGVEKNYFKAREFFEKAAEEGNEDAQAYLALFYEKGLGGEKNIDKALYWYKKSALRGSSFSQYSLGYIYFSGENVERNLEYAFQWYKNAAENGFAPAQYALSYLYKNGEGCEKNIFKAYYWLEESAENDFEDSYYVLGQSYLEGNYVETDYRKAFFYLSKGANKGDKNCIESLGDMYYWGFEVEIDKEKAFELYNKSIELGNENLYYKVGKLIEEEGNLKKSMEYFVKGHNAGDLRATQKLGIIYYNGDGVKKDVDKAIEYMNIAASSGEDHALYVMGIANLDRDRELGIDYLKNAYKKGSAIAAEALASEYLIDVFNEKEVNEDELLSYIYSAMENDIEEAFYYYGLVYNYGIGVKKSNEEAFKYFKIAAEKGCQKAMIKLGNWYKHGLYVNPNAKEAIKWYKKAAEEYNTEAILNIIEIYERGIGIKRDFKKAFEGAKLLREANVVEGNLKLAYYYMVGIGTDINLEKATLYIQDTMELDERKTMNFLGEIAEKHMLGFSDDDAIEFYLKSVELGYIKAYANLEYILYKNNKDINTYSQYFKAIRNKRNNIEQGKSIYVKGKKLVEKGELEKDNSIIEKGIREIEKSIALGFYPAIVDVFNYYETLEKNSDNLINLYKTKEKLIYYNLI; encoded by the coding sequence ATGAGCTACAGATTAAACTATGACTTTTTAAAACTAGAATTCAAAGAGTTATATACAAAAGTTCAAGAAATTGAAAGAGAAGAAGATTTAGAAAAAAAATATAAAAATGTATTAACCTTACTACAAGATATTATAACTATAATCTGTATTAAAAATAATCTATTTTACCATAGGGACACTTATATATTAGAGAATATTAAAGTTTTAGGAAGTAAGGGAACAATCCCTTATGAAGTTATGTATATTTTATCGGAGTTTGTAGAAGATATAAATTCAAATATAGAAAATTTAAATATTAGATTTTCGACTTTGTATGAAATATTAGTATGGCTCTCTATAAATTATGGAGAAGAAAATTATTCATTATTTTATGATAAGTTAAATGATGATGAAAAGAAGATTTTTAATAAATACTTAAACGAGGATTTTAAAACTAATAAAATTAGTGAAGTTCTTAGAAAATCAGATAGTATAGAGTTTGAGATTGAAGAAGAGGGTAGTTATCTTGATAATATTGAAGACTTTGATTTAGATTTAGATGATTTAGATGAGATAAAGGAGTTTTCTGAATTAGAAGAGTATGATGAACCAGGAAGTGAATATTTAATGGAAGGAGAAATCCATTATTTAGGCAAAGGGGTAGAAAAAAACTATTTTAAGGCAAGAGAATTTTTTGAAAAGGCTGCCGAAGAAGGTAATGAAGATGCACAAGCATATTTAGCTTTATTTTATGAAAAAGGATTAGGTGGAGAAAAAAATATAGATAAAGCGCTTTATTGGTATAAAAAATCTGCTTTAAGAGGAAGCTCCTTTTCTCAATATTCGTTAGGATATATATACTTTTCAGGTGAAAATGTTGAGAGAAATTTAGAGTATGCTTTTCAGTGGTATAAAAATGCTGCTGAAAATGGATTTGCACCAGCACAATATGCTTTATCTTACTTATACAAAAATGGAGAAGGTTGTGAAAAAAATATATTTAAGGCATATTATTGGTTAGAAGAATCAGCAGAAAATGATTTTGAAGATTCATACTATGTGTTGGGACAATCTTATTTAGAAGGAAACTACGTTGAAACAGATTATAGAAAGGCATTTTTCTACTTATCAAAAGGTGCTAATAAGGGGGATAAAAACTGTATAGAAAGTTTAGGAGATATGTACTATTGGGGTTTTGAAGTAGAAATAGATAAGGAAAAAGCCTTTGAATTATACAATAAAAGTATAGAACTTGGAAATGAAAATCTTTATTATAAAGTTGGGAAATTAATTGAAGAAGAGGGAAATCTAAAAAAATCCATGGAGTACTTTGTAAAAGGACATAATGCTGGTGATTTAAGGGCTACCCAAAAACTCGGGATAATTTACTATAATGGTGATGGAGTAAAAAAAGATGTAGATAAAGCAATAGAATATATGAATATTGCAGCTAGTAGTGGAGAAGATCATGCTCTTTATGTTATGGGAATTGCTAATTTAGATAGAGACAGAGAGCTTGGAATTGATTATTTAAAAAATGCTTACAAGAAAGGTTCAGCCATTGCAGCAGAAGCCTTAGCTAGTGAATATTTAATTGATGTTTTTAATGAGAAAGAAGTTAATGAAGATGAACTTTTAAGCTATATATATTCAGCAATGGAAAATGATATAGAAGAAGCTTTTTACTATTATGGATTAGTTTATAATTATGGAATCGGTGTTAAAAAGAGTAATGAAGAAGCTTTTAAGTATTTTAAAATAGCTGCAGAAAAAGGCTGTCAAAAGGCTATGATAAAGTTAGGAAACTGGTATAAACATGGACTATATGTTAATCCAAATGCAAAAGAAGCTATTAAGTGGTATAAGAAAGCAGCGGAAGAATATAATACAGAAGCAATTTTAAATATAATAGAAATCTACGAAAGAGGTATAGGAATAAAACGTGATTTTAAAAAGGCTTTTGAGGGAGCAAAACTTTTAAGAGAAGCAAATGTGGTGGAAGGAAATTTAAAACTTGCTTATTATTATATGGTAGGAATAGGTACGGATATAAATTTAGAAAAGGCAACATTATATATACAAGACACCATGGAATTAGATGAACGAAAAACTATGAATTTTTTAGGAGAAATAGCAGAAAAACACATGCTTGGCTTTTCTGATGATGATGCAATAGAATTTTATTTAAAATCTGTAGAATTAGGATATATAAAGGCTTATGCCAATTTAGAATATATTTTATATAAAAATAACAAGGATATAAATACTTATTCACAGTATTTTAAAGCAATAAGAAATAAAAGAAATAATATAGAACAGGGGAAAAGTATATATGTAAAAGGAAAGAAACTTGTAGAAAAAGGGGAATTAGAAAAAGATAATTCTATTATAGAAAAAGGAATACGAGAAATAGAAAAAAGTATAGCTCTTGGTTTTTATCCAGCTATAGTAGATGTTTTTAATTATTATGAGACACTAGAAAAAAACTCTGATAATTTAATAAATTTATATAAAACCAAAGAAAAATTAATATATTATAATTTAATTTAG
- a CDS encoding MurR/RpiR family transcriptional regulator, protein MSCIFKIKEGFNSFTNTEKKLAKYILNNSKKVVTLSAQDLAKNADISPAAVVRFSKSLGYKGFTALKVDLARDRGENEKEIDITIAPDESTETIVKKIGKSNTNTIKETLNLINLENINNAIDALCKAKKIYLFGIGVSGLVAVDFQYKLLRINKQVVYQNDPHIQLVSAVHIGPEDVAIGISYSGESKEVNLGIKKAKENGAKTIVITKYNKNSLSKIGDIVLYLPNEEKELRLGAISSKIASLTLTDILFLGVAREDFYKIEEYLIDTREIIQQLK, encoded by the coding sequence ATGAGCTGTATATTTAAAATTAAAGAAGGATTTAATAGTTTTACAAACACAGAAAAAAAGTTAGCTAAATATATATTAAACAATAGTAAAAAAGTAGTAACTTTATCAGCTCAAGACTTAGCCAAAAATGCAGATATATCGCCAGCTGCAGTTGTTAGGTTTTCAAAAAGTCTAGGATACAAAGGATTTACAGCATTAAAGGTAGACCTAGCTAGAGATAGAGGAGAAAATGAGAAAGAAATTGATATTACTATAGCACCTGATGAATCAACAGAAACTATAGTAAAAAAGATAGGTAAATCCAATACTAATACAATAAAAGAAACTTTAAATTTAATAAATCTAGAGAATATAAATAATGCTATAGATGCATTATGTAAAGCAAAAAAAATTTATTTATTTGGTATAGGAGTGTCAGGCTTAGTTGCTGTAGACTTTCAATATAAACTTTTAAGAATAAATAAGCAAGTTGTTTATCAAAATGACCCACATATTCAATTGGTATCAGCAGTACATATAGGACCAGAAGATGTAGCGATAGGAATAAGCTATAGTGGAGAATCTAAGGAAGTTAATTTAGGTATAAAAAAAGCTAAAGAAAATGGGGCAAAAACTATTGTAATAACAAAATATAATAAAAATAGTTTATCTAAAATAGGAGATATTGTCTTATATTTACCAAATGAAGAAAAGGAATTAAGATTAGGTGCTATATCATCTAAAATAGCCTCCCTAACGTTAACTGATATATTATTCTTAGGAGTTGCAAGAGAAGACTTCTACAAAATAGAAGAATATCTTATAGATACACGAGAAATAATTCAACAATTAAAATAA
- a CDS encoding amino acid ABC transporter ATP-binding protein produces the protein MIHVNNLYKSFGKNEVLKGVNENIKKGEVVVVIGPSGSGKSTFLRCLNLLENPTDGEIIFEGNSITDKKTDINKIREKMGMVFQQFNLFPHKTVLENLTMAPLKVKGFSKSEAEKKAYDLLNRVGLAEKDTAYPASLSGGQKQRIAIARALAMEPDVMLFDEPTSALDPEMVGEVLNVMKGLAKEGMTMVVVTHEMGFAKEVGDRILFMDGGNIVEQGTPEEIFNNPKNPRTIDFLSKVL, from the coding sequence GTGATTCACGTCAATAATTTATATAAAAGTTTTGGGAAAAATGAAGTTTTAAAAGGGGTAAATGAGAATATTAAAAAGGGGGAAGTTGTCGTTGTAATTGGACCTTCAGGCTCTGGTAAAAGTACATTTTTAAGATGTTTAAATTTATTAGAAAATCCTACAGATGGAGAAATAATCTTTGAAGGAAATAGTATTACAGATAAAAAAACAGATATAAATAAAATAAGAGAAAAAATGGGGATGGTTTTTCAACAGTTTAATCTTTTTCCTCATAAGACAGTATTAGAAAATTTGACTATGGCACCTTTAAAGGTTAAAGGTTTTTCAAAAAGTGAAGCAGAGAAAAAAGCATATGATCTTTTAAATAGAGTAGGTTTAGCAGAAAAGGATACAGCTTATCCAGCATCATTATCAGGTGGGCAAAAGCAAAGAATAGCAATAGCTAGAGCTTTAGCAATGGAACCAGATGTTATGTTATTTGATGAACCAACTTCAGCATTAGATCCAGAAATGGTTGGGGAAGTTTTAAATGTAATGAAGGGACTAGCTAAAGAGGGAATGACAATGGTGGTTGTAACTCATGAAATGGGATTTGCTAAAGAAGTTGGAGATAGAATCTTGTTTATGGATGGTGGAAATATAGTTGAACAAGGAACTCCAGAGGAGATATTTAACAATCCTAAAAATCCAAGAACTATAGATTTTTTATCTAAAGTATTATAA
- a CDS encoding amino acid ABC transporter permease — protein MNLDFSFVPRYFSVFIDGAKITLIISLITVLFGALFGSLLFFMKSSNIHIGKIKPLKIIASIYIEVVRGTPMLLQILMVYAGSKMLFNINLSAFTAAIIAISLNSAAYVSEIVRAGIEAVDKGQLEAARSLGMTQAMAMRLVVIPQAVRNILPAIGNEFVTIIKESSMASVIGVGELMFSAKVVTGATYLGFEPLIIAATFYFILTFSLGRLMSYIERRLKVSDSRQ, from the coding sequence TTGAATTTAGACTTTAGTTTTGTACCTAGATACTTTTCTGTATTTATAGATGGTGCGAAGATAACATTAATAATATCACTTATAACAGTTCTATTTGGAGCATTATTTGGATCACTTTTATTCTTTATGAAAAGTTCAAATATTCATATTGGAAAGATAAAACCCTTAAAGATAATAGCATCTATTTATATAGAAGTAGTTAGGGGAACTCCTATGCTGTTACAAATTCTTATGGTTTATGCAGGATCTAAAATGCTATTTAATATTAATTTAAGTGCATTTACAGCAGCAATAATTGCAATTTCATTAAATTCAGCTGCCTATGTTTCTGAAATTGTAAGAGCTGGGATTGAAGCTGTAGATAAGGGGCAGTTAGAAGCTGCAAGAAGTTTAGGTATGACACAAGCTATGGCTATGAGATTAGTTGTTATTCCTCAAGCAGTTAGAAATATTTTACCTGCAATAGGTAATGAGTTCGTTACAATTATTAAAGAATCTTCCATGGCATCTGTTATTGGAGTTGGAGAGCTTATGTTCTCAGCTAAAGTTGTAACAGGAGCTACTTATTTAGGTTTCGAACCACTTATAATAGCAGCAACATTTTATTTTATTTTAACATTCTCACTAGGAAGACTAATGAGCTACATTGAAAGGAGGTTGAAGGTTAGTGATTCACGTCAATAA
- a CDS encoding ABC transporter substrate-binding protein: MKKSILKKLLGVAMVSVMAIAMIGCGSKADGANSEKDKLDIIQEKGNLVVGLSADYAPYEFHAMIDGKDTVVGFDVDLAKEIAKDLGVKLEIKEMEFDSLVTALPADKIDMVISGMNPDEERKKVIDFSDIYYTSHHGVIVRNEDKDKYKTIEDLQGKKVGAQLGSTQAQIAQEKIKEVDLKQLSNVNNLILELKTGKVDALIVEVPVAEMAIKANSELVLADVKFEEESGGNAVGIKKGSPKLIESVNKTIKRLTDSGELDKLIIDANNLAAEQAENN, from the coding sequence ATGAAAAAGAGTATATTAAAAAAATTATTAGGGGTTGCAATGGTTAGCGTTATGGCTATAGCAATGATAGGATGTGGAAGTAAAGCTGATGGAGCTAATTCAGAAAAGGACAAGCTTGATATTATACAAGAAAAAGGAAATCTTGTAGTTGGATTAAGTGCAGATTATGCACCTTATGAATTTCATGCAATGATAGATGGAAAAGATACTGTAGTTGGTTTTGATGTTGATTTAGCTAAAGAAATAGCAAAGGATCTTGGTGTTAAATTAGAGATAAAAGAAATGGAGTTTGATTCTTTAGTTACAGCACTTCCAGCAGATAAGATAGATATGGTTATATCAGGTATGAATCCAGATGAAGAAAGAAAAAAGGTTATAGATTTTTCAGACATATATTATACATCACATCATGGAGTAATAGTAAGAAATGAAGATAAGGACAAGTATAAAACAATAGAAGATTTACAAGGAAAGAAGGTTGGAGCTCAATTAGGATCAACTCAAGCTCAAATAGCACAAGAAAAAATAAAAGAGGTTGACCTTAAACAACTTTCAAATGTTAATAATTTAATATTAGAGCTTAAGACAGGTAAAGTTGATGCTTTAATTGTTGAAGTTCCAGTTGCAGAAATGGCTATAAAAGCAAATTCAGAATTAGTTCTTGCTGATGTTAAGTTTGAAGAAGAAAGTGGCGGAAATGCTGTTGGAATTAAGAAGGGATCACCAAAATTAATTGAATCAGTAAATAAGACAATAAAGAGACTTACAGATAGTGGAGAATTAGATAAATTAATTATTGATGCAAATAATTTAGCAGCAGAACAAGCTGAAAATAATTAG
- a CDS encoding PRK06851 family protein has protein sequence MTNLKERHLFPGANTSGGFFSFFDYIISKEEANRIFCIKGGPGTGKSHLMKKIGAHYQAKGYTVEYHHCSSDDKSLDAVVVKELKVALMDGTAPHIVDPVYPIAIDEVLNMGDSMDVESVSKNKKEIISLSKVISNKFKRAYSFFAAAKSIHEDWCKLNAEAIDTYKIDTITESLKEEIFIAQKTGYGNERHLFGTSFTPSGIITFVKDLSSEFKNKFVLKGGPGFGKSHILKEIGKTAQKKGYFVEYLHDPFIPDRIEHIFIPELSTCILTENEISQTAFSGKVYNIEDFCKADILNKNKDDIEYDSKVFYDLITKGLSYLTEAHELHDDLESFYIDSINFDIGNKIYDDVIAKINKYE, from the coding sequence TTGACTAACTTAAAAGAAAGACATCTTTTCCCTGGAGCTAATACTTCTGGAGGCTTTTTTTCATTTTTTGACTATATAATTTCTAAAGAAGAAGCAAATAGAATTTTTTGTATAAAAGGTGGTCCTGGAACTGGTAAATCTCATTTAATGAAAAAAATAGGCGCTCACTATCAAGCAAAGGGCTATACCGTTGAATATCATCATTGTTCTTCAGATGATAAATCTTTAGATGCTGTAGTTGTTAAAGAATTAAAAGTAGCATTAATGGATGGTACTGCACCTCATATAGTAGATCCAGTTTATCCTATAGCCATCGATGAAGTTTTAAATATGGGTGATTCTATGGATGTAGAATCCGTTTCTAAAAATAAAAAAGAAATTATATCTCTTAGTAAAGTAATTAGTAATAAATTTAAAAGAGCATATAGCTTTTTTGCAGCTGCAAAATCAATACACGAAGATTGGTGTAAGTTAAATGCCGAAGCTATTGATACCTATAAAATAGATACAATAACTGAAAGTTTAAAAGAAGAAATATTTATAGCACAAAAAACTGGTTATGGTAATGAAAGACATTTATTCGGAACTTCCTTTACTCCTAGTGGAATAATTACTTTTGTAAAAGATTTATCTTCTGAATTTAAAAATAAATTCGTTTTAAAAGGCGGTCCTGGATTTGGTAAGAGTCATATTTTAAAAGAAATCGGTAAGACAGCTCAAAAGAAAGGATACTTTGTAGAATATTTACACGATCCATTTATTCCAGATAGAATAGAGCATATATTTATACCAGAACTATCAACTTGTATTCTTACAGAAAATGAAATAAGTCAAACTGCTTTTTCTGGCAAGGTATATAATATTGAAGATTTCTGCAAAGCTGATATCTTAAATAAAAATAAAGATGATATAGAATATGATAGTAAAGTTTTCTATGATTTAATAACAAAAGGTCTATCTTATTTAACTGAAGCTCATGAACTTCATGATGATTTAGAATCATTTTATATCGACTCTATAAACTTTGATATCGGTAATAAAATTTATGATGATGTAATTGCTAAAATAAATAAATATGAATAG
- a CDS encoding methyl-accepting chemotaxis protein encodes MIFKKKNNLEKSESNHNLNNILNKRMSEGKYLSYNDFYDANLIDTLNTLLSSYYDNNAVMGINDIVKNIIEIDSVDDMLANSAEQKDIIQTMLASSEELASTSENVASSIQTVSQHSNDVKNEAIDSMQSINNIIDNIINSSSNVFQIKENINLVANKVNDINEIIRIIKQIANQTSLLSLNASIEAARSGESGKGFSVVANEIKKLAEYTKTSVETISENILELSDSTQETLGCTNSTIEDLNFGINKMESIPKYMNNIIDSIKEIDEEFCNIATISEEQSATTNTMADKLTKIAEFQINLDNMCKDVADKINKTSEFSNNIRVNQINNTNLTLAEKLDTYIVDHLLWRWKIYNMILGLENINENNASNYKECALGKWYYNESDPNIINSPSFKKLENIHIDLHKEASNAVICYNQKNITGCYNHLNNMTSISSKIIHIINDLKKHISN; translated from the coding sequence ATGATTTTCAAAAAGAAAAATAACTTAGAGAAATCAGAATCTAATCATAATTTAAATAACATTCTAAATAAAAGAATGAGTGAGGGAAAATACTTATCATATAATGATTTTTACGATGCAAATTTAATTGATACATTAAATACTTTGTTAAGTTCATATTACGATAACAATGCTGTTATGGGTATCAATGATATAGTAAAAAATATAATAGAAATCGATTCTGTAGATGATATGTTAGCTAATTCAGCTGAACAAAAAGACATAATACAAACTATGTTAGCAAGTAGCGAAGAACTTGCATCTACTTCAGAAAACGTAGCATCATCTATTCAAACTGTTTCCCAACACTCTAATGATGTGAAAAATGAAGCTATAGATAGTATGCAATCAATTAATAATATAATTGATAATATAATAAATTCTTCATCAAACGTTTTTCAAATAAAAGAAAATATTAATCTAGTTGCAAATAAAGTTAATGATATAAACGAAATAATTAGAATAATAAAACAAATCGCTAATCAAACTTCTTTACTTTCTCTTAATGCATCTATTGAAGCTGCTAGATCTGGGGAAAGTGGTAAAGGCTTCAGCGTAGTTGCAAATGAGATTAAAAAACTAGCTGAATACACAAAAACTTCTGTAGAAACAATATCTGAAAATATTTTAGAATTAAGTGATAGTACTCAAGAAACTCTAGGTTGTACAAACAGTACTATAGAAGATCTTAATTTTGGAATTAATAAAATGGAGTCAATACCAAAGTATATGAATAACATAATCGACTCTATAAAAGAAATTGATGAGGAGTTTTGTAATATAGCTACAATATCCGAAGAACAAAGTGCAACTACAAATACAATGGCAGATAAATTAACTAAAATTGCCGAGTTCCAAATTAATTTAGATAATATGTGTAAAGATGTTGCAGATAAAATTAATAAAACTAGTGAATTCTCTAACAATATTAGAGTAAACCAAATTAACAATACTAATTTAACTTTAGCTGAAAAATTAGATACTTATATAGTTGACCACCTTCTTTGGAGATGGAAAATATATAATATGATTTTAGGCTTAGAAAATATTAATGAGAATAATGCATCAAATTATAAAGAATGTGCTTTAGGTAAATGGTATTATAATGAGTCAGATCCTAATATCATAAACTCGCCTTCATTTAAAAAGCTTGAGAATATACATATAGATTTACATAAAGAAGCTAGTAATGCTGTTATATGCTATAATCAAAAAAATATTACTGGTTGCTATAATCACTTAAATAATATGACAAGCATTTCTTCAAAAATCATACATATAATAAATGATTTAAAAAAACATATAAGTAATTAA
- a CDS encoding IS256 family transposase, whose translation MTRKIDTNFDYNEEIKRCKTIDDVMGKNGLIQRLVKDVLENILEGEMEEHLGRNKYERVEAVDQTKKNYRNGYSRKNLRSSFGDVDLDVPRDRNAEFEPQIIKKYETVCTELDKKIISLYAKGMSTSDIQAEIEDLYGITISPSMVSKITDKVLASAAEWQNRVLDKIYPIVYLDAMYFKVRSNGKIVNKAVYICLGYTMEGYKDILGIWVDEAEGAKFWLGICNDLKNRGVKEILIACMDGLKGLPQAIKTVFPSVNIQTCIVHQIRNSIKYIASKDKKAFMKDLKEVYKATTEELALAQLDNLKERWGDKYGIVIDSWYNNWSNLSTFFDFSPTIRKMIYTTNILEGFNRQIRKFTKVRVIFPTDESLNKCVYLATMEILEKWTQPIHNWGATLAELSIIFEDQLKDELA comes from the coding sequence ATGACAAGAAAAATTGATACCAACTTTGATTACAATGAGGAAATTAAAAGATGTAAAACAATCGATGATGTAATGGGTAAAAACGGATTAATACAAAGATTAGTTAAAGATGTCCTTGAAAATATATTAGAAGGTGAAATGGAAGAACATCTAGGAAGAAATAAATATGAACGTGTAGAAGCAGTTGATCAAACTAAGAAGAACTACAGGAATGGTTATAGTCGCAAGAATTTAAGAAGTTCCTTCGGTGACGTCGACCTAGACGTACCCCGTGATAGAAATGCTGAATTTGAGCCACAAATTATAAAAAAATATGAAACTGTGTGTACTGAGTTAGATAAAAAGATTATATCTTTATATGCTAAAGGTATGTCAACATCTGATATTCAGGCTGAAATTGAAGACTTATATGGAATAACTATATCACCATCGATGGTATCTAAAATAACTGATAAAGTGCTTGCTAGCGCCGCCGAATGGCAAAATAGAGTATTAGATAAAATATATCCAATAGTTTATTTAGATGCTATGTACTTTAAAGTTAGAAGTAATGGAAAGATAGTTAACAAGGCTGTCTATATATGCTTAGGATACACTATGGAAGGATATAAAGATATTTTAGGTATATGGGTTGATGAAGCAGAAGGTGCTAAATTCTGGTTAGGAATTTGCAATGATTTAAAAAATAGAGGTGTAAAAGAAATTTTAATTGCTTGTATGGATGGATTAAAAGGTCTTCCACAAGCTATAAAAACAGTATTTCCATCAGTAAATATTCAAACATGTATTGTTCATCAAATAAGAAATTCAATAAAATACATAGCTTCAAAAGATAAAAAAGCATTTATGAAAGATTTGAAGGAGGTTTATAAGGCTACAACAGAGGAACTTGCGTTAGCACAGCTAGATAATTTAAAGGAGAGATGGGGAGATAAATATGGAATAGTAATAGATTCCTGGTATAACAATTGGAGTAACCTTTCAACATTTTTTGACTTCTCTCCAACTATAAGAAAGATGATTTATACTACAAATATCTTAGAGGGTTTTAATCGTCAAATACGTAAATTCACTAAAGTTAGAGTCATATTCCCAACTGATGAATCTTTAAATAAGTGTGTTTACTTAGCAACAATGGAGATACTAGAAAAATGGACTCAACCTATACATAATTGGGGTGCTACGCTAGCGGAGCTATCAATAATATTTGAAGATCAATTAAAAGATGAATTAGCTTAA